A window of bacterium contains these coding sequences:
- a CDS encoding AAA family ATPase yields MAKIEGFRIKNFRVLKDVTLGRLWNQQKKEPLTPMTAVIGKNGVGKSTLFDAFGFLADCLKSGVEEACDSRGRGGFSKILAQGQRCPIEFEVYYKEDGNARPITYELLIDVDSSGRPYVLKERLRQRRKGQKYGWPFSFLVLDSGKGVVWKGEQEGRQIDEAKGDFDLLGLMASLKSGEAKEESRETEVVELEDRRKLGIATLGALKQHPRISAFRRFIEGWYLSYFTPDAARSLPLAGPQKHLNIHGDNLGNVVQFMEREHPKRFQSILQRIADKIPGIDKIDTEKTNDGRLLLRFNDKGFHDPFYAQQMSDGTLKVFAYLLLLEDPNPPPFLCIEEPENGLYHKLLESLAREFREHATGRKGGSQVFITTHQPYFVDALDPDEVWILEKGEDGFSTIRRASDDAIVKNMVAEGLPLGGLWYSDYLDGR; encoded by the coding sequence ATGGCAAAGATAGAAGGTTTTCGAATAAAAAATTTCAGGGTGTTGAAGGACGTCACGCTTGGTCGTCTTTGGAATCAACAGAAGAAAGAACCGCTCACCCCGATGACAGCCGTCATTGGCAAAAATGGAGTTGGTAAAAGTACGCTGTTCGATGCATTTGGTTTTCTCGCGGATTGCCTGAAATCGGGCGTCGAAGAGGCTTGCGATTCACGTGGTCGCGGAGGGTTTTCGAAAATATTGGCCCAAGGCCAGCGATGCCCGATCGAATTCGAGGTCTACTATAAGGAGGATGGAAACGCCCGACCCATCACCTACGAACTTTTAATAGACGTTGACTCTTCCGGAAGACCATATGTCCTGAAAGAACGTCTCAGACAGCGCCGGAAAGGTCAAAAATATGGTTGGCCATTTTCTTTTTTGGTTTTGGATAGCGGGAAAGGTGTTGTCTGGAAGGGAGAGCAAGAAGGCCGTCAGATTGACGAGGCCAAGGGCGATTTCGACCTGCTTGGTCTGATGGCATCTCTGAAATCTGGTGAGGCCAAAGAGGAGTCAAGAGAGACTGAAGTTGTAGAGCTGGAGGATCGCCGCAAGCTGGGCATTGCCACTTTAGGCGCTTTGAAACAGCATCCGAGAATTTCCGCTTTCCGGCGATTTATTGAAGGCTGGTACCTCAGCTATTTCACGCCTGATGCGGCACGAAGCCTGCCGCTGGCCGGCCCACAGAAGCATCTCAACATTCACGGAGATAACCTTGGCAACGTCGTGCAGTTCATGGAGCGCGAACACCCCAAACGTTTTCAGAGTATTCTGCAAAGGATTGCCGACAAGATTCCCGGAATTGACAAGATAGATACCGAAAAGACCAATGATGGAAGACTGTTACTCCGGTTCAACGACAAAGGTTTCCATGACCCCTTTTACGCTCAACAGATGTCCGACGGCACCTTAAAGGTTTTCGCTTATTTGCTGTTGCTGGAAGACCCGAACCCACCGCCGTTTTTGTGTATTGAAGAGCCGGAAAACGGCTTGTATCACAAGCTGCTTGAATCCTTGGCCAGGGAGTTCCGGGAGCATGCCACGGGGAGGAAAGGCGGCTCGCAGGTTTTCATTACGACTCACCAGCCGTATTTTGTTGACGCTCTCGACCCCGACGAAGTTTGGATTCTTGAGAAAGGTGAGGATGGTTTTTCCACCATACGCAGGGCAAGTGACGATGCCATCGTCAAGAACATGGTGGCCGAAGGCTTGCCGCTGGGCGGGCTTTGGTACAGCGATTATTTGGACGGGAGGTGA
- a CDS encoding four helix bundle protein, which yields MSMQVKSYKDLVVWQKAMDLVEMVYQATKGFPREELYGLTNQVRRAAVSVPSNIAEGHARNSTAEYRNFLSMARGSLAEVETQLLIAERLKYTDPGQLTELLSLQMEINKMTNALISKLAPDP from the coding sequence ATGAGTATGCAAGTGAAGAGTTATAAGGATTTGGTCGTCTGGCAGAAGGCGATGGATTTGGTGGAGATGGTTTATCAAGCCACCAAGGGCTTTCCGAGGGAAGAGCTTTATGGATTGACCAATCAGGTTCGCCGGGCAGCCGTTTCCGTTCCTTCCAATATTGCCGAGGGCCATGCAAGAAATTCCACGGCTGAGTATAGAAACTTTCTCTCGATGGCCCGAGGTTCCTTGGCCGAGGTAGAAACACAGCTACTGATTGCCGAAAGGTTGAAATACACCGACCCTGGGCAACTTACAGAATTACTGTCTCTTCAAATGGAGATAAACAAAATGACCAACGCACTAATCAGCAAACTCGCCCCTGACCCCTAA
- a CDS encoding DNA methyltransferase translates to MAKSNQPHTQQTMFDTDRPATRDSGPVTCLGLTFPNDEERRKHFLGLLRAGLQELGEKLAVPFVSIEDTYTRLKSLEHWPLGTEEQIRDLAQRIAHAASSTRDSGPATRDLLGLYKDEVGFPIGSDEDILALSDPPYYTACPNPFIADFIRHYGKPYDPIKPYSREPFAADVSEGKNDPIYNAHSYHTKVPHKAIMRYILHYTEPGDVVFDGFCGTGMTGVAAQLCGDKATVESLGYRVDKDGTISQQETDENGKAVWKPFSKLGSRRAVLNDLSPAATFIAYNYNTPVDVRSFEREAKRILKEVEAECGWMYETLHTDGKTKGKINYTVWSDVFLCPECTEKFVFWDVAVKLGEGVVLDDFQCPNCGHWLSKTPANQTTTSEISLSHRRPIASKVERAWETFFDSALNQTIKQAQQVPVLISYFVGGKRYKKKPSQYDLDLLNKISSTEPKHWYPAYSIPQGDKTNDPFAVGITHVHHFYSRRNLLCLSAFWSRLPRKMKWIATSFLSRNLTKCNRYVVNSHNLSGRVNGPLTGTFYIPSEIVEQSAIELFKDKTINVGWDTKTNLIGTFSSTELLCIPDNSLDYLFFDPPFGANIMYSELSFLWEAWLAVLTNNQEEAVENKSQNKTINDYRELMVKCFKEAYRALKPGRWMTVEFSNTRASVWNSIQSALADAGFIVGNVSVLDKKHGGVKAMTNPTNVKQDLVISAYKPNGGFEDRFQKEATTEEGVWDFVRTHLKYLPVVKRGASATHLIAVAERDPRILYDQMVAYFIRKGYPVPLNSAAFQEGLSQRFSYRDGMYFLPDQVAEYDKKKMTSGGMEQMALFVSDESSAISWLRQLLKDKPQTFQDIHPLFIKELGGWQKYEKPLELSELLEQNFLRYDGKGEVPNQIHSYLSTNFKELRNLPKDDERLRAKGKDRWYVPDPNKAGDLEKLRERSLLKEFEDYRTSTQRRLKVFRLEAVRAGFKKAWQERDYATIITVARKVPENVLQEDPKLLMWYDQAVTRLGQGARD, encoded by the coding sequence ATGGCGAAAAGCAATCAACCACATACGCAGCAAACAATGTTCGACACGGACCGACCCGCGACCCGCGACTCGGGACCCGTGACCTGCTTGGGGCTTACGTTCCCGAACGACGAGGAGCGGCGGAAACATTTCCTTGGCCTCCTGCGCGCCGGTTTGCAGGAATTAGGGGAGAAACTCGCTGTCCCGTTTGTGAGTATTGAGGACACCTATACCCGGTTGAAATCACTTGAGCATTGGCCACTGGGCACGGAGGAACAGATACGCGATCTCGCCCAGCGCATCGCCCATGCCGCATCCTCGACCCGTGACTCGGGACCCGCGACCCGCGACCTCCTCGGCCTTTACAAGGACGAAGTCGGCTTCCCCATCGGCTCGGACGAGGATATCCTGGCGCTGTCCGATCCGCCGTATTACACCGCCTGCCCGAACCCGTTCATCGCGGATTTCATCCGGCATTATGGAAAGCCGTATGACCCGATCAAGCCATACAGCCGTGAACCGTTCGCCGCGGATGTGAGCGAGGGGAAGAACGACCCGATCTACAACGCCCACTCCTACCACACCAAGGTCCCGCACAAGGCCATCATGCGGTACATCCTGCACTACACGGAGCCGGGGGATGTGGTCTTCGACGGGTTCTGCGGAACGGGGATGACAGGTGTTGCGGCGCAACTGTGCGGCGACAAGGCCACGGTCGAGTCGTTGGGCTACCGAGTCGACAAAGACGGGACGATCTCTCAGCAGGAGACAGACGAGAACGGTAAGGCAGTTTGGAAGCCGTTTTCAAAGCTCGGTTCACGCCGCGCCGTACTTAACGATCTATCTCCTGCGGCCACCTTCATTGCTTACAACTACAATACGCCGGTGGATGTCCGCAGTTTTGAACGCGAAGCCAAACGCATATTGAAGGAGGTTGAGGCTGAATGCGGCTGGATGTATGAGACGCTCCACACCGATGGCAAGACCAAGGGCAAAATTAACTATACTGTCTGGTCTGATGTTTTTTTGTGTCCAGAGTGCACTGAAAAATTCGTCTTTTGGGATGTAGCAGTAAAACTTGGCGAAGGTGTAGTCTTAGACGACTTTCAATGCCCAAATTGTGGGCACTGGCTTAGCAAAACGCCTGCCAATCAAACTACGACTTCAGAGATATCTTTAAGCCACAGAAGACCTATTGCCTCAAAGGTGGAGCGAGCGTGGGAGACATTTTTTGATTCAGCTCTAAACCAAACTATAAAGCAGGCTCAGCAAGTTCCTGTATTAATCAGCTACTTTGTGGGGGGCAAAAGATACAAGAAAAAGCCATCGCAATACGATCTTGATTTGCTCAACAAAATCAGTTCAACAGAACCTAAACACTGGTATCCTGCCTATTCTATTCCCCAAGGGGATAAGACGAATGATCCTTTTGCAGTTGGCATTACTCATGTCCATCATTTTTACAGCAGGCGTAATTTGCTTTGTCTCTCAGCCTTCTGGTCTCGTTTGCCAAGAAAAATGAAGTGGATCGCGACATCGTTTCTGTCAAGAAATCTAACTAAATGCAACCGATATGTTGTAAATTCCCACAATCTATCTGGTCGTGTAAATGGGCCATTAACCGGGACATTTTATATCCCGAGCGAAATTGTTGAGCAATCAGCAATAGAGCTTTTCAAAGATAAGACAATCAATGTTGGCTGGGACACAAAAACAAACCTCATTGGCACATTCAGTTCAACTGAATTGTTATGTATTCCTGACAACAGCCTTGATTATCTTTTTTTTGATCCGCCGTTCGGGGCTAACATAATGTACTCAGAGCTGAGTTTCCTCTGGGAGGCATGGCTTGCAGTGCTTACTAATAACCAAGAAGAGGCTGTAGAAAATAAGAGCCAGAACAAGACCATCAATGATTATCGCGAGTTAATGGTTAAGTGTTTCAAGGAGGCCTATAGAGCATTAAAGCCTGGAAGATGGATGACAGTCGAGTTCTCAAATACTCGCGCTTCAGTTTGGAATAGCATACAAAGCGCACTTGCTGATGCAGGTTTTATTGTGGGTAATGTGTCTGTTTTGGACAAAAAGCATGGTGGTGTTAAGGCTATGACAAATCCCACAAACGTCAAACAAGACCTCGTCATTTCCGCATACAAGCCAAACGGAGGATTTGAAGATCGTTTCCAGAAGGAAGCGACCACCGAAGAAGGTGTCTGGGATTTTGTCCGCACCCACCTCAAATACCTACCTGTCGTCAAACGCGGGGCAAGTGCTACCCATCTGATCGCTGTCGCGGAACGCGATCCGCGCATCCTGTACGACCAGATGGTGGCTTACTTCATCCGCAAAGGTTACCCGGTGCCGCTGAACAGCGCGGCCTTCCAGGAAGGGTTGTCCCAGCGATTCTCGTATCGTGACGGTATGTATTTTCTCCCTGACCAAGTGGCTGAGTATGACAAGAAGAAGATGACCTCAGGGGGCATGGAGCAAATGGCGCTCTTTGTTTCAGACGAGTCATCAGCCATTTCCTGGCTCCGCCAACTTCTCAAAGACAAGCCGCAGACATTTCAAGACATCCATCCGTTGTTCATTAAAGAGCTTGGCGGCTGGCAGAAATACGAGAAGCCGCTGGAGCTGTCGGAACTGCTGGAGCAGAACTTCCTCCGCTACGACGGCAAGGGCGAGGTGCCGAACCAGATTCACAGCTACCTCTCCACGAATTTCAAAGAGCTGCGGAACCTGCCCAAGGATGACGAACGCCTGCGCGCCAAAGGCAAGGACCGCTGGTACGTGCCCGACCCGAACAAAGCGGGCGACCTGGAGAAGCTGCGCGAGAGGTCGCTGCTCAAGGAGTTCGAGGACTACCGGACATCCACACAGCGGCGCCTGAAGGTGTTCCGCCTCGAGGCGGTGCGGGCCGGATTCAAGAAGGCCTGGCAGGAGCGTGACTACGCCACCATCATCACCGTGGCCCGCAAGGTTCCCGAGAACGTCCTCCAGGAAGACCCCAAGCTCCTCATGTGGTACGACCAGGCCGTTACTCGGCTTGGTCAAGGGGCGAGGGACTAG